In the Rhinopithecus roxellana isolate Shanxi Qingling chromosome 16, ASM756505v1, whole genome shotgun sequence genome, AATGCATCTTGGACTCACGTGCCATACACAGGCGGGCCCCTGTCTTACCCTGCCTGATTGCCTTCCTATGGAATGGGTACCGGCGGGCGACTCTGGAGACAGAGGGGCCAGGCGGAGGCTTGGAGCAGGGTGCGTGGCCTCCCTCGGCCCCGGCTTTGCAGTGGGCAGCCACCTGCAGGCAGCCCCCCACCAGTGCTGCCCCCGTGCCCTTGGAGCACTcaccactgcccctggccatGGCTCCTAGCTCCAGTCCTGCCTACCGGAGCCAGAGCCAGTGCCACGGCCTTCGGGGATGGAGGAGGGCCGTGGCCAGGCCGGGCCCTGGGCACCAGGCCTCGGAGGATGGCCTGCCCTACCTGCAGGTTCTTCCTCCACACGTTCACTGCTGCAAAGGCCAGCTGCATCTGCTTCCGGCGAGCATCCTTGTGCCGCTTGTAGGCAATCTCAATGAAAATCAGGAAGATCCCGGCAACGATGCCCCCCGCTACCAGCATGAAGACCCCTGTGTGCCGGGACCCAGAGCCTCAGTTGCTGGCCAGAGAGGCCGCAGCCCACGGAGAACCCACCCGAGTGTCAGGGGAGCCGCACCTGCCATGTTCTCAAAAGTAAGGGTCGCAGGGGCGTTGCTGCGCGAGTCACATTCCTGATACCGAACCCATGTCTTGTCCAGGTCTTCCATGAAGCCATTCTCATGGGACCTGGGGGTGGGAACAAGTGAGCCTGCAGTGGGTCGGGGCCCAGGACGTGAAGGGGCAAgctgggggcggggccggggcggggcgcgGCGGGGCCTGCGGGGTGGAGGGGGCAGCTAGCGCCTGGCTTGGGTGGGAAATCTGTGGTGGCCTCGGAGTGGTCTGGCACTGGCGAGGGCGTCCACCTCTGGCGGAGAGGAGCGGTGGAGGGACGCGGGCGCACGGACACTTACTTGAGGATGGACAGGGAGACGTTCTGCTTCCAGGGGCTGTCTTTGCGCATGCCTATGCCGAAGCCCGAGCGGAAGAACAGCTCTCCAGTCGTCACCAGGTCGCACTTCTGCGAGGCCTCGAACTCCAGCACCGCCGAGTCCCAGATGAAGGCATGCAGCTTGCTGCCGGCAGAGGCGGGGTCACGGGGGCCTTGGTCCTGCCAGCCTGGAAGACCCACGCCCGCGCCCTCCGGGGTGCCTGGCCCGGACACTCTCCTGCCCGGCGGAGGCCGCCCTCCCGCGGCCCGCACTTgtcccgccccgccccgccaggGTGGCCGCCCGCGCCTCACTTGTCTCTCACGGCCTGGATGGCCTCCGCTGCACTCTCGTAGTTGTGCTTCTCCATATGCCGGTACATGGTGCTCAGCTCCACCTGGCGCCGGAAGTAGATGTCCACCGAGCTCTGCTTCACCGTGGCGTAGATAAACTTGTCCGAGGGGTTCCTCAGCTGCAGGGTCGGAGGGCAGGGCTCGCGGCGGCGGCTCCCCAGGCCCCTACCCGAGGCCGACCCCAGCTCACCTCGCGTTCCCTCCCCCAGCCCGGCCAGGCCTCACCCGAGGGTCGTTGATGCCAGTGATGCGCTCCTCCGGCCGGTCCAGCACCAGGAAGGCCGCCAGGTTGGCGGTGTAGGAGGCCACGATAATCATGGCAAAGCCGGCCCATACCATGCCCAGGATACGCGCCGAGAAGCTTCTGGGGGCGCCTGTGGGCGGGCGGGGGCTGTGTCAGACCCTAGAGGGCCGGGGCGGGGCCAGGCGGGCCGGGCGGGGCCTTACCTTCCCCGATGCCAGAGTTGAGCAGGACGCCCCAGGAGAACCACATGGCGGAGGACAGGGTCAGtgcgtcctcctcctcctcctcgctgTTCACCTTGAACCGGCCGAAGGGGCTGCGGGGCGCAGAGGGCGGGCGGGAGAGAGGGCGGGAGAGGCGGCCCTGCCCCGCCCCTCGCCGGCCCCGACCCCCCATGGAGGTGTCTGAGCCCCGGGTCGCGCTCACCTGAAGCGGTCCAGCAGGTACAGCATCACGGCCACCACGTGCACCGACAGCCCCACCAGCAGCCACAGTGTGCTCTGGAACGGCTGCATGAACGAGTCCAGCGTGCTCCGGGGGATTTCCTGCGGGGGGATGCGAGGTCAGTGCGGCCCGGGCCCTCCAGGGACCCCCCGCCATCCGGCCCCTACCCACCTTCTTGACCAGAATAGTCAGGCCCTGGTACTTGAAGGGCTTGGAAAACTCGATGTACTGCGCGCGCTCGTTGTTGATGGTTAGCGGCGCCACGATCATGTCTGCCTGCCCGCTGAGCAGCTCCCCCATCATCCCATTCCACTCcttcttgttgctgttgttcacCTGCAAGGCGACAGAGCCGGCGGGGATGCAGGCAGCGTCCACCCAGCTCCCGCCACAGGTACCCCGGACTGAAGCCGCCCTAGAGCACCCCGGGGGTCTTCTCCCCCAGACCCTACCCAGCTCACAggccccaccccactccagccccGCCCTGGCTAGCAGGCCTCTCCCACGCCGGGCGGGCTCTACCACCGCCAGCAGGCCCCGCCCACTCCACATCCCGCCCACTTCAGGACCCCCGCCTGCAGGCCCCGCCCACTCCGACCCCCACTTCAGGCCCCTCCCATACCAGGCCCTACCCCAGCCCTCAGGCCCCGCCCACCCCATGCTATGCCCACTCCATGCTATACCCACCCCAGGACCCAGCCCGCAGGCTCCGCTCACTCCATGCCCCACACACCCCAGGACCCCCCCACCGTCTGCAGGCCCCACCTACTCCATGCCCCACCCACGCCGACCCCCTGCCTGCAGGCCCCTCTCACGCTGGTCCCCACCCCCGCCGTCCAGCCTACCCGCTCCTGTGTGCCGAACTTGCCATCTGCCACCAGGTGCACCTCATAGGTGAAGTTCATGGTCCGTGCCAGCTTGATGAGCAGGTCGATGCAAAAGCCGTAGCAACACTGAGGCACCGTGTGGCGGGCTGAGTAGGTGCAGGCGGTAACTGCTGGGCTCCAGaccgccccgcgccccgcgccctgTCCCGCGCCCCACGCCCTGCCCCGCGCACTCACGGCTGCCCGGAGACGTGTCGTTGGGCCCGGTGCAGATCACCTTCTTGACTGGGTCGCCGTTGACTGTGAACTCCTCCTTGCATGTCCCATCACTCAGCGTAGGCTTGACGTACACGAAAGGCTCCTGGTGGATCGTCACAATCTGGGGGGGAAGGGGAGACCCAGCCTGGACCACCGACCTAAGGCTGACCAGGGCGGCAGTGTCTTCTCAGTTCCCAGCCTCCCCTGGCGCCCCTCTTAATCCCCGATGCCCACTCCTCCCCCGCCCTGCGCCACCGGCCACTGCCCCTCTTTGGAGCTTCTTCACGAGCCCAGGTGTTCAGGACACATCTTCCACACTCACCGTCAGCATCATCTGCCTGCAGCCCCGGGGGATGGGGGCTGGGGGCTCAGAAAAGACTGCTGTGACGCTAGACCCTTCTCTTGGCCACTTTTCCTCTAATCTTGGCTTAGACATGATTCCCTCCAGCAGAGGAGCCGCTGATGTCCCATGTATGCCAGGCATCTTCCCGGGGTGAGAAACCGCCCAGCCTGCAGGCTGACTCCCACCCTGCTGTGCCATGAGGACGAGGGCACATCCACGAAGCCGACCCTGCGCCTACACAGGACCTGGGACCCGAGGGGGCACCCACCCGTGCCTCCCTTCATCCCGGTGCCCTGACTGTCCTGGCCCACAGCCTCGCAGCCTTCAGGCTTTGAGCATAGGTCTCTGGCTCCTTCCTCTTGCCCGAGTGGACATGCTCCACCGCTCTGTGGCCTCTTCAACCCACACTCCTGCTTGGGCTCGCCCTCCTGTCTGTCCTTCAGGGGACCATGGCCTGGGGGTAGGGAAGGGATCTGGGGCACAGAGGGCTGGAATGGAGCATAATGCACTGCCAGAACTCTGAGGGGAGATGATATCAGAGCTGAGCCCTCAAAGTGGGCAGGGATCAAGCAGGCGCCCGAGGACAGGTGGAGCAGGGGAGCCTGCAGTCCAGAACTGCAAAGGCAGGGAGGCGTGGGGGTGGTGGAAGAGGCACCCTCCCAGCATGTCCTAGGGAGGGTGAGCCTGAGAGCGGTGCAGGCCCAACCTCAGCCGCCAGGCAGCATTTTGTCTTTTATCCCCAGGGGGATTAGGAGCCATTGAAgaagttgattttcttttcctttttttcttttctttttctttttttttttatgagatggagtcttgctctgtagccaggctggagtgcagtggcacgatctctgctcactgcaaccggtgcctcccgggttcaagcaattctcctgcctcagtctcccgagtagctgggactacagatgagcgccaccacgcccagctaatttttgtacttttagtagagacggggttt is a window encoding:
- the GRIN1 gene encoding glutamate receptor ionotropic, NMDA 1 isoform X7, whose product is MSTMRLLTLALLFSCSVARAACDPKIVNIGAVLSTRKHEQMFREAVNQANKRHGSWKIQLNATSVTHKPNAIQMALSVCEDLISSQVYAILVSHPPTPNDHFTPTPVSYTAGFYRIPVLGLTTRMSIYSDKSIHLSFLRTVPPYSHQSSVWFEMMRVYSWNHIILLVSDDHEGRAAQKRLETLLEERESKAEKVLQFDPGTKNVTALLMEAKELEARVIILSASEDDAATVYRAAAMLNMTGSGYVWLVGEREISGNALRYAPDGILGLQLINGKNESAHISDAVGVVAQAVHELLEKENITDPPRGCVGNTNIWKTGPLFKRVLMSSKYADGVTGRVEFNEDGDRKFANYSIMNLQNRKLVQVGIYNGTHVIPNDRKIIWPGGETEKPRGYQMSTRLKIVTIHQEPFVYVKPTLSDGTCKEEFTVNGDPVKKVICTGPNDTSPGSPRHTVPQCCYGFCIDLLIKLARTMNFTYEVHLVADGKFGTQERVNNSNKKEWNGMMGELLSGQADMIVAPLTINNERAQYIEFSKPFKYQGLTILVKKEIPRSTLDSFMQPFQSTLWLLVGLSVHVVAVMLYLLDRFSPFGRFKVNSEEEEEDALTLSSAMWFSWGVLLNSGIGEGAPRSFSARILGMVWAGFAMIIVASYTANLAAFLVLDRPEERITGINDPRLRNPSDKFIYATVKQSSVDIYFRRQVELSTMYRHMEKHNYESAAEAIQAVRDNKLHAFIWDSAVLEFEASQKCDLVTTGELFFRSGFGIGMRKDSPWKQNVSLSILKSHENGFMEDLDKTWVRYQECDSRSNAPATLTFENMAGVFMLVAGGIVAGIFLIFIEIAYKRHKDARRKQMQLAFAAVNVWRKNLQSTGGGRGALQNQKDTVLPRRAIEREEGQLQLCSRHRES
- the GRIN1 gene encoding glutamate receptor ionotropic, NMDA 1 isoform X6 translates to MSTMRLLTLALLFSCSVARAACDPKIVNIGAVLSTRKHEQMFREAVNQANKRHGSWKIQLNATSVTHKPNAIQMALSVCEDLISSQVYAILVSHPPTPNDHFTPTPVSYTAGFYRIPVLGLTTRMSIYSDKSIHLSFLRTVPPYSHQSSVWFEMMRVYSWNHIILLVSDDHEGRAAQKRLETLLEERESKSKKRNYENLDQLSYDNKRGPKAEKVLQFDPGTKNVTALLMEAKELEARVIILSASEDDAATVYRAAAMLNMTGSGYVWLVGEREISGNALRYAPDGILGLQLINGKNESAHISDAVGVVAQAVHELLEKENITDPPRGCVGNTNIWKTGPLFKRVLMSSKYADGVTGRVEFNEDGDRKFANYSIMNLQNRKLVQVGIYNGTHVIPNDRKIIWPGGETEKPRGYQMSTRLKIVTIHQEPFVYVKPTLSDGTCKEEFTVNGDPVKKVICTGPNDTSPGSPRHTVPQCCYGFCIDLLIKLARTMNFTYEVHLVADGKFGTQERVNNSNKKEWNGMMGELLSGQADMIVAPLTINNERAQYIEFSKPFKYQGLTILVKKEIPRSTLDSFMQPFQSTLWLLVGLSVHVVAVMLYLLDRFSPFGRFKVNSEEEEEDALTLSSAMWFSWGVLLNSGIGEGAPRSFSARILGMVWAGFAMIIVASYTANLAAFLVLDRPEERITGINDPRLRNPSDKFIYATVKQSSVDIYFRRQVELSTMYRHMEKHNYESAAEAIQAVRDNKLHAFIWDSAVLEFEASQKCDLVTTGELFFRSGFGIGMRKDSPWKQNVSLSILKSHENGFMEDLDKTWVRYQECDSRSNAPATLTFENMAGVFMLVAGGIVAGIFLIFIEIAYKRHKDARRKQMQLAFAAVNVWRKNLQQYHPTDITGPLNLSDPSVSTVV
- the GRIN1 gene encoding glutamate receptor ionotropic, NMDA 1 isoform X4, whose amino-acid sequence is MSTMRLLTLALLFSCSVARAACDPKIVNIGAVLSTRKHEQMFREAVNQANKRHGSWKIQLNATSVTHKPNAIQMALSVCEDLISSQVYAILVSHPPTPNDHFTPTPVSYTAGFYRIPVLGLTTRMSIYSDKSIHLSFLRTVPPYSHQSSVWFEMMRVYSWNHIILLVSDDHEGRAAQKRLETLLEERESKAEKVLQFDPGTKNVTALLMEAKELEARVIILSASEDDAATVYRAAAMLNMTGSGYVWLVGEREISGNALRYAPDGILGLQLINGKNESAHISDAVGVVAQAVHELLEKENITDPPRGCVGNTNIWKTGPLFKRVLMSSKYADGVTGRVEFNEDGDRKFANYSIMNLQNRKLVQVGIYNGTHVIPNDRKIIWPGGETEKPRGYQMSTRLKIVTIHQEPFVYVKPTLSDGTCKEEFTVNGDPVKKVICTGPNDTSPGSPRHTVPQCCYGFCIDLLIKLARTMNFTYEVHLVADGKFGTQERVNNSNKKEWNGMMGELLSGQADMIVAPLTINNERAQYIEFSKPFKYQGLTILVKKEIPRSTLDSFMQPFQSTLWLLVGLSVHVVAVMLYLLDRFSPFGRFKVNSEEEEEDALTLSSAMWFSWGVLLNSGIGEGAPRSFSARILGMVWAGFAMIIVASYTANLAAFLVLDRPEERITGINDPRLRNPSDKFIYATVKQSSVDIYFRRQVELSTMYRHMEKHNYESAAEAIQAVRDNKLHAFIWDSAVLEFEASQKCDLVTTGELFFRSGFGIGMRKDSPWKQNVSLSILKSHENGFMEDLDKTWVRYQECDSRSNAPATLTFENMAGVFMLVAGGIVAGIFLIFIEIAYKRHKDARRKQMQLAFAAVNVWRKNLQDRKSGRAEPDPKKKATFRAITSTLASSFKRRRSSKDTQYHPTDITGPLNLSDPSVSTVV
- the GRIN1 gene encoding glutamate receptor ionotropic, NMDA 1 isoform X5, with translation MSTMRLLTLALLFSCSVARAACDPKIVNIGAVLSTRKHEQMFREAVNQANKRHGSWKIQLNATSVTHKPNAIQMALSVCEDLISSQVYAILVSHPPTPNDHFTPTPVSYTAGFYRIPVLGLTTRMSIYSDKSIHLSFLRTVPPYSHQSSVWFEMMRVYSWNHIILLVSDDHEGRAAQKRLETLLEERESKSKKRNYENLDQLSYDNKRGPKAEKVLQFDPGTKNVTALLMEAKELEARVIILSASEDDAATVYRAAAMLNMTGSGYVWLVGEREISGNALRYAPDGILGLQLINGKNESAHISDAVGVVAQAVHELLEKENITDPPRGCVGNTNIWKTGPLFKRVLMSSKYADGVTGRVEFNEDGDRKFANYSIMNLQNRKLVQVGIYNGTHVIPNDRKIIWPGGETEKPRGYQMSTRLKIVTIHQEPFVYVKPTLSDGTCKEEFTVNGDPVKKVICTGPNDTSPGSPRHTVPQCCYGFCIDLLIKLARTMNFTYEVHLVADGKFGTQERVNNSNKKEWNGMMGELLSGQADMIVAPLTINNERAQYIEFSKPFKYQGLTILVKKEIPRSTLDSFMQPFQSTLWLLVGLSVHVVAVMLYLLDRFSPFGRFKVNSEEEEEDALTLSSAMWFSWGVLLNSGIGEGAPRSFSARILGMVWAGFAMIIVASYTANLAAFLVLDRPEERITGINDPRLRNPSDKFIYATVKQSSVDIYFRRQVELSTMYRHMEKHNYESAAEAIQAVRDNKLHAFIWDSAVLEFEASQKCDLVTTGELFFRSGFGIGMRKDSPWKQNVSLSILKSHENGFMEDLDKTWVRYQECDSRSNAPATLTFENMAGVFMLVAGGIVAGIFLIFIEIAYKRHKDARRKQMQLAFAAVNVWRKNLQSTGGGRGALQNQKDTVLPRRAIEREEGQLQLCSRHRES